One Entelurus aequoreus isolate RoL-2023_Sb linkage group LG09, RoL_Eaeq_v1.1, whole genome shotgun sequence genomic window carries:
- the wu:fc17b08 gene encoding mucin-17 isoform X1: MASQCKRQQCSIDRRGFRQELDSWRHKLIHCVGFESILEGLFGSELVEELQIFKDLEPVASSSDWSFDENCLFCCFRRDKVKEHLIGLSSEESFQDPLKPLPVNDQTTVSRLEKQAEEFLNAVLCNKDVPSFSDPHIPVVAREILQRMIRQFATEYTSKTSSPQDSGSETKPSSDQSPQTPAVTSGAPPSSPSAVVARPAHSHNPVLSKLLMADQDAPLDLTVKKPPSEPTEQEGVLDLSIKKSRHSSSLPSNSPCLSSKVSTIKSERTVLPIAMAKELQSTSTLEQFMAKLCRHHQRQIVDAIGFLQTEVKALAASKTLQTNNSTFEIQGTTSSYPITPEKSCLNLKFPLESTPKSEVLDMSCPTQSKCVTENLLKTALLLPTSVSSSPVLDLQSPQSSSSPCDHAPLKMKIMKSSNVAAGKKLSCVLTTSLSSDSGTSEARQNNSNLPNRTETHSARLSSSLKKQNLLSHSHPARQRGAVWHNKNLPIKQYSPPEATTVTPTRNARKTIRPANQQQTRHAPYRMVDPDLGNCDIVYIDKPITECFKEQQRNLLPRRNARKSTRGHLYTDEIWELKTVRTLAGRGNCPNPMPELITLVTPKQILSKPEGVPPVDRPLAGACKERISEQMSSKESDEIVIPGTGEVVEVAASEADIIVETSQTDQCQNKLEAPQPQVNSLSENIVTTISTNDLQLEEGTSSECKKTSQSEEIAAQTTFEAEKEQEPEPEQTKFTTAIVSQTEQSEEANTEEAEVQIPCNKLHDSETFPLHTSTPSPMEHEGTQENENASDIEGPQEPQPKKQTFSDNLEENETSLTSGPSEEQLLSEQESTAAVDAEGILPVPAFEEDDECDISSKTMDSLLKELPPWRRKKGTMKNMPKRLKQMETVIVGYVNGRPVSASDRSLRRRSNSSGTSPTKTPVKQIQRVPKHAQADSPETVNQEKNTTESEVSTEAIVITPELPPVATSDIPENPTVKISPKSKPIQNQNQGHEDDPLDSGNETKRQLRSQLRSAVQKPAETSLSAPSPNCILPPAPAAMPPISPPPPLTGLTSPATPEQSQPSTVQETEVEVNSQKTPSTGSLSEEVQSILVKQTLRSSQVAVEESKNETHQLDTDLSSPLEDEIKMQTRMTPLRGKRVLIMEPSPEKQKTNAVSLEGSSTSSPAVDKPTRMPLRSESSKADTSPQPDPQSPLPDNKKLSLRSQRLSLPSTSALPVLGKNTEVVSPTRTTPSKTHIKSPPSFAASVLPRSPASTVISQRLKPPRQTNKFLKELTGEKNQLLLTNLNLKYEKMQKGWLQMDRDGQPATKYKNKSDRQAAIWKSKRRARKPKTLEPQKYSPVQMLFSQDLDLSSICRWFLESTETQSLVIVKKINTRLPSETQLCFHSSSSASGISQGVFPSLQAERLKKHLKKFAIASPVKSNPKSQKLIAKTLEQGTPSVKGKERQELPSTAPTNQTHARVDTKGQTNESQKGPAKPKNPASARILRKYSNIREKMHVQQTNVRMKGVSQNLKAKSLKIPTREPASESAVNPSQKAPKLPLPVAKQVKAKKIAVRRTLARRKSTRLQAVKAQDAPPVKRCSQRLNSLVDASKSQADKKTPEVDKDAEKPTVNKVNAVKNQVNESPDRKEMKGVQEAPEAEVKLPSAPDQVLTRSQRNMKAASNDGSVPVTKTSKMAKEHVSLKSTKKTEGITRKAAVKTNRDAMRSRTRAQELLAPPAKRTRMSQCI; encoded by the exons GTTTTGAGAGCATTCTTGAAGGTCTGTTTGGCTCAGAGCTGGTAGAAGAATTACAGATATTTAAGG ATTTGGAGCCTGTAGCATCATCATCTGACTGGTCATTTGATGAAAAttgtttgttctgttgttttcgACGAGATAAAGTAAAG GAACACTTGATTGGCTTAAGTAGCGAGGAGAGTTTCCAAGATCCGCTCAAACCTCTCCCGGTGAATGATCAGACCACCGTCAGCAGATTAGAGAAGCAAGCAGAGGAATTTCTCAATGCAGTCCTCTGTAATAAAG ATGTGCCAAGTTTCTCCGACCCACACATCCCAGTAGTGGCGCGAGAGATCCTCCAGAGAATGATCCGACAGTTTGCCACCGAATATACCTCAAAAACCAGCTCTCCTCAGGATAGTGGTTCAGAAACCAAGCCAAGCTCGGACCAAAGCCCGCAGACCCCAGCCGTGACTTCTGGGGCTCCACCCAGCAGCCCCTCTGCCGTGGTGGCGAGGCCTGCACATAGCCACAACCCCGTCCTCAGCAAGCTCCTCATGGCGGACCAGGACGCCCCTCTTGATCTCACAGTCAAGAAACCCCCGTCTGAGCCCACAGAGCAAG AGGGAGTCCTTGACTTGTCCATCAAAAAGAGTCGCCATAGCAGCAGTTTGCCCAGCAACAGTCCATGCCTTTCTTCTAAGGTATCTACAATCAAGAG TGAGCGTACAGTCTTGCCTATTGCAATGGCAAAAGAACTGCAGTCCACCTCAACACTGGAACAGTTCATGGCCAAACTCTGCCGCCATCATCAGAGACAGATTGTTGACGCCATAGGTTTCCTGCAAACTGAGGTCAAGGCACTGGCGGCTTCCAAGACACTGCAAACTAATAACTCCACCTTTGAAATCCAGGGAACAACCAGCTCCTACCCGATCACACCTGAGAAGTCATGCTTGAATCTTAAGTTTCCCTTGGAATCGACACCGAAATCTGAAGTACTGGATATGTCCTGTCCTACCCAAAGCAAGTGTGTCACTGAAAACCTTCTCAAGACTGCACTTCTATTGCCAACGTCTGTTTCCTCTAGCCCTGTGTTGGATCTTCAAAGCCCCCAGTCAAGTAGCAGTCCGTGTGACCATGCTCCTCTTaagatgaaaataatgaaaagcaGTAATGTTGCTGCTGGTAAAAAGTTATCTTGTGTGCTGACCACCTCACTTTCGTCTGACTCTGGTACTTCGGAGGCCCGACAAAATAACTCCAATTTACCCAACAGAACAGAGACTCATAGCGCTAGACTAAGCTCCTCTCTGAAAAAACAAAATCTTCTCAGTCACTCGCATCCTGCTAGACAGAGAGGAGCTGTTTGGCACAACAAAAATTTACCAATTAAACAATATTCGCCTCCTGAGGCTACTACTGTAACTCCAACACGAAATGCCAGGAAGACAATTCGGCCAGCCAATCAGCAACAGACTCGACACGCTCCTTATAGGATGGTTGATCCAGATCTAGGCAACTGTGacattgtttatattgacaaacccATTACTGAGTGCTTTAAAGAACAACAGCGTAACTTGCTTCCCCGCCGCAATGCCCGGAAAAGCACCAGGGGACATTTGTACACAGATGAAATTTGGGAGTTAAAAACGGTCCGCACGTTAGCTGGAAGAGGCAACTGTCCTAATCCAATGCCAGAGTTAATCACACTGGTGACTCCAAAACAGATCCTTTCAAAGCCAGAAGGTGTACCTCCGGTGGATAGGCCTTTAGCTGGAGCATGTAAAGAGAGAATAAGTGAGCAAATGTCCTCAAAAGAGTCTGATGAAATAGTGATACCAGGGACAGGTGAAGTGGTAGAGGTAGCAGCCAGTGAAGCTGACATTATAGTAGAAACCAGTCAGACAGATCAGTGTCAGAACAAGTTAGAAGCCCCTCAACCTCAAGTAAATTCTCTATCTGAGAACATAGTAACAACTATCAGCACAAATGACCTCCAATTAGAGGAGGGAACATCCTCTGAGTGCAAGAAAACATCGCAAAGTGAGGAAATTGCGGCGCAGACCACATTTGAAGCAGAAAAGGAACAAGAACCTGAACCTGAACAAACCAAATTTACTACAGCAATTGTGTCACAAACAGAACAATCAGAGGAAGCCAACACAGAAGAAGCTGAAGTTCAAATTCCATGTAATAAACTGCATGACAGTGAGACTTTCCCCCTCCACACGAGCACCCCATCACCCATGGAACATGAGGGGACGCAGGAAAATGAGAATGCCTCAGACATTGAGGGGCCACAAGAACCTCAGCCGAAAAAGCAGACATTCTCAGATAACCTTGAAGAGAATGAAACATCTTTGACATCAGGACCATCCGAAGAGCAGCTGTTGAGTGAGCAAGAAAGTACAGCAGCTGTCGATGCTGAAGGTATTTTGCCTGTACCAGCGTTTGAAGAAGATGATGAATGTGATATTTCCTCAAAGACAATGGATTCTCTCCTGAAGGAATTACCCCCTTGGCGTAGAAAAAAAGGCACTATGAAAAATATGCCAAAGAGGTTAAAGCAAATGGAAACGGTGATCGTGGGCTATGTTAATGGAAGACCTGTATCAGCCTCTGACAGGAGTCTGCGCCGTAGATCAAACAGCAGTGGCACATCACCCACTAAAACCCCAGTGAAACAAATTCAGAGAGTTCCCAAACATGCTCAAGCCGACTCTCCAGAGACCGTGAaccaagaaaaaaatacaactgaaTCAGAGGTGTCTACAGAAGCCATTGTGATCACACCTGAACTTCCTCCAGTGGCAACCTCTGACATACCTGAAAACCCTACAGTTAAGATCTCCCCCAAATCCAAACCAATCCAAAACCAAAATCAAGGCCATGAAGATGATCCACTGGATTCTGGCAATGAAACCAAACGACAACTAAGATCACAACTAAGATCAGCCGTCCAGAAACCTGCCGAAACTTCTCTATCAGCGCCTTCTCCTAATTGTATTTTACCCCCTGCTCCTGCAGCCATGCCCCCcatttctcctcctcctcctttgaCAGGTTTGACTTCACCTGCAACTCCAGAACAGTCTCAACCAAGCACAGTCCAAGAGACAGAGGTGGAGGTAAATAGTCAAAAAACTCCGTCAACAGGCAGTCTTTCAGAAGAAGTCCAAAGTATATTGGTTAAACAAACATTAAGATCTTCACAGGTGGCTGTAGAAGAAAGTAAAAACGAGACTCATCAGCTTGACACTGACTTATCAAGCCCATTAGAAGATGAGATTAAAATGCAGACAAGGATGACACCATTAAGAGGAAAACGGGTCCTCATAATGGAACCATCACCagagaaacaaaaaacaaatgcaGTATCTTTAGAGGGAAGTTCTACAAGTTCACCTGCAGTTGACAAGCCCACAAGAATGCCACTGAGGAGTGAGAGCAGTAAAGCCGATACGTCCCCACAACCAGACCCTCAGTCACCGCTACCTGACAACAAAAAGCTATCTTTGCGATCCCAAAGGTTGTCTTTGCCCTCTACAAGCGCTCTCCCTGTACTTGGAAAGAACACTGAGGTGGTGTCACCTACCAGAACAACTCCATCCAAAACTCATATCAAGTCACCTCCATCATTTGCTGCATCTGTTCTGCCTCGTAGTCCCGCCTCCACTGTTATTTCACAGAGACTAAAGCCGCCCAGACAAACCAATAAATTCTTGAAGGAACTGACTGGAGAAAAAAATCAACTGCTGCTGACTAACTTAAACCTCAAATATGAAAAGATGCAGAAAGGCTGGCTGCAAATGGACAGAGATGGTCAGCCAGcaacaaaatataaaaacaaatcagACAGACAAGCCGCCATATGGAAGAGTAAACGCAGGGCCCGCAAGCCAAAGACTTTAGAACCACAGAAGTATTCACCAGTGCAAATGCTCTTCAGCCAAGACTTAGATCTTTCTAGTATTTGTCGCTGGTTCCTAGAATCAACAGAAACCCAATCTCTTGTCATCGTTAAGAAAATAAACACACGTCTTCCGTCAGAAACTCAGCTGTGCTTCCACAGTTCATCTAGTGCATCGGGGATCTCTCAGGGCGTTTTTCCAAGCTTGCAGGCGGAACGCCTGAAGAAACACTTGAAAAAGTTTGCAATCGCCTCTCCCGTAAAGAGCAACCCGAAAAGTCAGAAACTTATAGCCAAAACGCTGGAGCAGGGAACCCCCTCCGTCAAAGGCAAAGAGAGGCAAGAACTTCCCAGCACTGCTCCCACCAATCAGACACACGCCAGAGTTGACACTAAGGGGCAAACTAACGAATCTCAGAAAGGTCCTGCTAAGCCAAAGAATCCGGCTAGTGCCAGGATTTTGAGGAAATACTCCAATATTCGGGAAAAGATGCATGTCCAGCAAACCAATGTTCGAATGAAAGGTGTCTCTCAAAACTTAAAAGCTAAAAGTTTAAAAATACCGACCAGAGAACCTGCTTCTGAGTCAGCAGTCAATCCATCTCAGAAGGCACCAAAATTACCCCTTCCTGTCGCTAAACAAGTCAAAGCAAAAAAAATAGCAGTCAGGAGAACGTTGGCTCGAAGAAAGTCTACAAGGCTTCAAGCTGTCAAGGCTCAGGACGCACCTCCAGTTAAGAGGTGTTCGCAGCGACTGAATTCTCTGGTTGATGCATCAAAAAGTCAAGCAGACAAAAAGACACCAGAAGTAGACAAAGATGCAGAAAAGCCCACTGTGAACAAAGTCAACGCTGTTAAAAATCAAGTAAATGAATCGCCGGACAGAAAAGAAATGAAAGGTGTGCAAGAAGCCCCCGAGGCAGAGGTGAAGCTTCCAAGTGCTCCAGACCAAGTGCTGACCAGATCCCAGAGAAATATGAAGGCAGCATCAAACGATGGCTCCGTTCCCGTGACGAAGACGTCCAAGATGGCGAAGGAGCATGTGTCTCTTAAGTCCACCAAAAAGACAGAGGGAATCACCAGAAAAGCTGCTGTGAAGACAAATCGTGACGCCATGCGGTCGCGTACGAGAGCTCAGGAACTCCTAGCGCCGCCTGCTAAACGCACCCGGATGTCACAGTGTATCTGA
- the wu:fc17b08 gene encoding ligand-dependent corepressor isoform X4, translated as MASQCKRQQCSIDRRGFRQELDSWRHKLIHCVGFESILEGLFGSELVEELQIFKDLEPVASSSDWSFDENCLFCCFRRDKVKEHLIGLSSEESFQDPLKPLPVNDQTTVSRLEKQAEEFLNAVLCNKDVPSFSDPHIPVVAREILQRMIRQFATEYTSKTSSPQDSGSETKPSSDQSPQTPAVTSGAPPSSPSAVVARPAHSHNPVLSKLLMADQDAPLDLTVKKPPSEPTEQEGVLDLSIKKSRHSSSLPSNSPCLSSKVSTIKRRSLSADGQDGRRRENIGHSARYKPSSSFAYSLHIKEEVGLESNPESPLSHNRSITPTDLCENGFGAWNSKAHFGALLKLKASSEASEHLKDIPRLLQAAGLFSKSLSYNKGKHQDACQDHSASLYHSNIDLKIPQVRSLAAGTDAAWDPLQIENSGLLCENSLGKKLYSRKKSNGVFWPRDTDRNFPLDSESDLGNKPPRKKRGRYRQYNTELLEEAIVVVMGGKMSVSKAQSIYGIPHSTLEYKVKERLGTLKHPPKKKLRLISSLDEQCVSHFPKSEELQAISEERESSSTENGSGLHDGSLSPN; from the exons GTTTTGAGAGCATTCTTGAAGGTCTGTTTGGCTCAGAGCTGGTAGAAGAATTACAGATATTTAAGG ATTTGGAGCCTGTAGCATCATCATCTGACTGGTCATTTGATGAAAAttgtttgttctgttgttttcgACGAGATAAAGTAAAG GAACACTTGATTGGCTTAAGTAGCGAGGAGAGTTTCCAAGATCCGCTCAAACCTCTCCCGGTGAATGATCAGACCACCGTCAGCAGATTAGAGAAGCAAGCAGAGGAATTTCTCAATGCAGTCCTCTGTAATAAAG ATGTGCCAAGTTTCTCCGACCCACACATCCCAGTAGTGGCGCGAGAGATCCTCCAGAGAATGATCCGACAGTTTGCCACCGAATATACCTCAAAAACCAGCTCTCCTCAGGATAGTGGTTCAGAAACCAAGCCAAGCTCGGACCAAAGCCCGCAGACCCCAGCCGTGACTTCTGGGGCTCCACCCAGCAGCCCCTCTGCCGTGGTGGCGAGGCCTGCACATAGCCACAACCCCGTCCTCAGCAAGCTCCTCATGGCGGACCAGGACGCCCCTCTTGATCTCACAGTCAAGAAACCCCCGTCTGAGCCCACAGAGCAAG AGGGAGTCCTTGACTTGTCCATCAAAAAGAGTCGCCATAGCAGCAGTTTGCCCAGCAACAGTCCATGCCTTTCTTCTAAGGTATCTACAATCAAGAG GCGATCCTTGAGTGCGGACGGACAGGATGGGAGGAGGAGGGAGAATATCGGCCACTCCGCCCGTTATAAGCCCTCCTCATCTTTCGCATACTCTCTGCACATCAAAGAGGAGGTTGGTCTGGAAAGCAACCCAGAGTCACCTCTCAGCCATAACCGCAGCATCACACCCACTGACCTCTGCGAAAACGGCTTCGGCGCCTGGAATTCCAAAGCTCATTTTGGTGCACTCCTCAAACTCAAAGCCAGCAGTGAAGCTAGTGAGCACCTTAAAGACATTCCCAGGTTGTTGCAAGCTGCCGGGCTCTTCTCAAAGTCCTTGTCCTACAATAAAGGAAAGCACCAGGATGCCTGCCAAGACCACAGCGCCTCCCTTTATCATTCCAACATTGACCTCAAGATCCCCCAAGTGCGGAGTTTGGCCGCAGGAACAGACGCTGCTTGGGATCCCCTCCAAATTGAAAATTCAGGTTTACTTTGTGAGAACAGTCTGGGTAAGAAGCTGTATTCCCGCAAAAAGAGCAATGGTGTTTTTTGGCCTCGCGACACAGACCGAAACTTTCCCCTGGATTCCGAGTCTGATCTAGGAAATAAACCGCCGAGGAAGAAACGTGGTCGCTACCGACAGTACAACACGGAGCTGCTGGAGGAGGCCATAGTGGTGGTGATGGGTGGGAAAATGAGTGTATCCAAAGCCCAGTCCATCTATGGCATTCCCCACAGCACCCTGGAGTACAAGGTTAAAGAGCGCTTGGGGACCCTGAAACATCCCCCAAAAAAGAAACTGCGGCTCATTAGCTCGCTTGATGAGCAGTGTGTTTCTCATTTCCCAAAGAGTGAAGAACTCCAGGCCATCTCTGAGGAAAGAGAGAGCTCATCCACCGAGAACGGAAGCGGGTTGCATGATGGAAGTCTTTCACCAAATTAA